In one Echinicola marina genomic region, the following are encoded:
- a CDS encoding FtsB family cell division protein gives MRKYLKYTKNFYFIFTVLFVIWMVFIDTNDIISQFTLRSKLSKLEDQKSFYLERKAKIKAEREELLSNYELLEKFARERYLMKKKTEDLYVIVEE, from the coding sequence ATGAGGAAGTACCTGAAATATACAAAAAACTTCTATTTTATCTTTACTGTCTTATTTGTGATATGGATGGTGTTTATTGATACTAATGACATTATTAGCCAGTTTACTCTTCGTTCTAAACTTTCTAAATTAGAAGACCAGAAGTCATTTTATTTGGAGCGAAAAGCAAAAATTAAAGCTGAAAGAGAAGAATTACTCAGTAATTATGAACTTTTGGAAAAGTTTGCTCGTGAAAGATACTTAATGAAGAAAAAAACTGAAGATCTTTATGTTATTGTTGAAGAATAA
- a CDS encoding fasciclin domain-containing protein → MKFTKKRFPMILAVTFCWLFLTACNDDEEINPIEEDDIVDIVVDSPNFTTLEAAVVEAGLVATLQGEGPFTVFGPTDAAFAAFLQDNSLTAEALLSHPDLADILTYHVLSGEVFASGVSAGEVSTVNGSSFYVSEDTNGNLWINGSARITDTDVMASNGVIHVLDYVIIPPSQSIAEIALGYASASSPEFTQLVGALQRADLVDAVSGNDGDLTVFAPTDAAFQALYDSNPGWNDYNDIPLETLTAVLTAHVVPARAFSQDLRDGASLTTLNEAAMLSVDLGELTVGGASLNTSLLNIHATNGVIHVINNVILP, encoded by the coding sequence ATGAAATTCACTAAGAAAAGATTTCCGATGATACTGGCAGTTACTTTCTGCTGGTTGTTTTTAACTGCGTGTAATGATGATGAGGAAATAAATCCCATTGAAGAAGATGATATTGTAGATATCGTTGTTGACAGTCCCAACTTTACAACTTTGGAGGCTGCTGTAGTCGAAGCTGGTTTAGTGGCCACTTTGCAAGGGGAAGGTCCTTTTACAGTTTTTGGACCAACTGATGCAGCTTTTGCAGCTTTTTTGCAGGATAATAGTTTAACTGCAGAGGCATTATTGTCTCATCCAGATTTGGCTGATATCCTTACTTATCATGTGCTTTCCGGAGAGGTATTCGCTTCAGGAGTAAGTGCAGGAGAGGTGTCTACTGTCAATGGAAGCAGTTTTTACGTTAGTGAGGATACTAATGGGAATTTATGGATCAATGGTAGTGCTAGAATTACTGACACAGATGTAATGGCATCGAATGGTGTTATTCACGTATTGGATTATGTGATTATTCCACCTTCCCAATCAATAGCAGAAATTGCACTAGGCTATGCTTCTGCTTCTAGTCCGGAATTCACTCAGTTGGTAGGGGCTTTGCAAAGGGCTGATTTAGTTGATGCAGTAAGTGGAAATGATGGTGATTTGACTGTTTTTGCACCAACAGATGCTGCTTTTCAGGCTCTATATGATAGTAATCCTGGTTGGAATGATTATAATGATATTCCACTTGAAACACTGACTGCTGTATTGACCGCCCATGTGGTGCCAGCAAGGGCATTTTCTCAAGATCTCCGGGATGGAGCATCTCTTACTACATTAAATGAGGCGGCTATGCTTTCAGTTGATTTAGGTGAGTTAACTGTTGGCGGAGCGTCTTTAAATACTTCTTTGTTGAATATTCACGCTACTAACGGTGTGATACATGTAATTAATAACGTGATTTTGCCTTAA
- the cysM gene encoding cysteine synthase CysM, which yields MKLFELIGNTPLVELQRIPTNPNVKIFCKLEGQNPGGSVKDRAAYSMIKSALERGDIEEGDKLVEATSGNTGIALAMIAKVLGVEMTLIMPDNSTRERVVSMEAYGAKVILTPAAKTIEYSRTLAEEMAEKEGYYILNQFANPDNYKAHYEGTGPEIFKDTHGEITHFVSAMGTTGTIMGVSRYLKEQNSAIQIVGTQPTDGSSIPGIRRWSPEFLPKIYESTRVDQIIDVSQEEATEMTRRMAKEEGILAGMSSGGALHAALKLSESLKSGVIVCITCDRGDRYLSSDLFG from the coding sequence ATGAAATTGTTTGAGTTGATTGGAAATACGCCATTAGTGGAACTTCAACGTATACCCACCAATCCTAATGTCAAAATATTCTGTAAACTGGAAGGACAAAATCCAGGAGGAAGTGTAAAGGATCGTGCGGCTTATAGTATGATCAAAAGTGCATTGGAGAGAGGAGATATTGAGGAAGGAGATAAACTGGTAGAAGCCACTAGTGGCAATACAGGTATCGCCTTGGCGATGATAGCTAAAGTGCTTGGGGTCGAAATGACCTTGATTATGCCGGATAATTCTACACGTGAAAGGGTTGTTTCCATGGAGGCATATGGGGCAAAAGTAATATTAACACCTGCAGCCAAGACAATAGAGTATTCAAGAACACTAGCTGAGGAAATGGCAGAAAAGGAAGGTTATTATATCCTCAACCAATTTGCCAATCCAGATAATTATAAAGCGCATTATGAGGGGACCGGTCCCGAAATCTTTAAGGATACTCATGGTGAGATTACGCATTTTGTTTCAGCAATGGGGACGACAGGGACGATTATGGGCGTTTCTAGGTATTTAAAGGAGCAGAATTCTGCTATTCAAATAGTAGGTACTCAACCAACGGATGGGTCCAGCATTCCGGGTATTAGAAGATGGTCACCAGAGTTTCTTCCTAAAATTTATGAATCTACCAGAGTAGATCAAATCATCGATGTGAGCCAAGAGGAGGCTACTGAAATGACGAGGAGGATGGCTAAAGAGGAAGGGATACTGGCAGGGATGAGTAGTGGTGGTGCTTTGCATGCTGCCCTAAAGCTATCTGAAAGCTTAAAGTCCGGTGTGATCGTTTGCATCACATGTGATCGGGGAGATAGGTATTTAAGTTCAGATTTATTTGGCTGA
- the thiD gene encoding bifunctional hydroxymethylpyrimidine kinase/phosphomethylpyrimidine kinase, translating into MNYPLNDLLISTVKKLLIEMKMYDSKRSYPSVMTIAGSDSGGGAGIQADLKTFSALGCYGTSIITATTAQNTKGVKSIHDIPEEHILDQLQAVLTDICPKAIKIGMLSRPEVVCVVAKELRKYPEIPVVFDPVMVATSGDRLIQQETVEVIKSELFPLSYIVTPNLDEVAVLVGKDVRCPEAMEKAGKEILLKGPEYVLVKGGHLPGKHIVDLLIGNNDVYAKFEGNKIDTPNTHGTGCTLSSAIAAYLARGFDILESVSRARKFVVSAIEAGREVAIGEGHGPLNHFFEPKKMIKYEMV; encoded by the coding sequence ATGAACTATCCATTAAATGATCTTTTGATTTCTACTGTCAAAAAGTTATTAATAGAAATGAAAATGTATGATTCTAAAAGATCCTATCCTTCAGTGATGACTATTGCGGGTTCGGATAGCGGAGGAGGAGCAGGTATCCAAGCTGATCTGAAGACCTTTTCGGCATTGGGTTGCTATGGGACAAGTATAATTACAGCAACTACTGCTCAAAATACAAAGGGGGTCAAAAGCATTCATGATATTCCGGAGGAGCATATTTTAGATCAACTTCAGGCTGTTTTGACTGATATTTGCCCCAAGGCAATAAAGATAGGGATGTTAAGCCGGCCTGAAGTGGTCTGTGTCGTAGCGAAGGAACTCAGGAAATATCCGGAAATCCCAGTTGTTTTTGATCCGGTAATGGTCGCCACTAGCGGTGATCGGTTGATACAACAAGAAACAGTAGAGGTGATCAAATCCGAGTTGTTTCCTCTTTCATATATAGTGACGCCCAATTTAGATGAAGTGGCGGTATTAGTAGGAAAGGATGTGAGATGCCCAGAAGCTATGGAGAAAGCAGGTAAGGAAATATTGCTGAAGGGACCTGAATATGTTTTGGTAAAAGGAGGCCATTTGCCAGGGAAGCATATAGTTGATTTGTTGATAGGCAATAATGATGTTTATGCAAAGTTCGAGGGGAATAAAATAGATACCCCAAATACACATGGTACAGGTTGCACCTTGTCGTCTGCGATTGCTGCTTATTTGGCACGAGGGTTTGATATACTTGAGTCAGTTTCAAGGGCCAGAAAGTTTGTTGTATCGGCCATTGAGGCAGGAAGGGAAGTGGCCATTGGTGAAGGGCATGGGCCTTTGAACCATTTTTTTGAACCTAAAAAAATGATTAAATATGAAATGGTCTGA
- a CDS encoding TenA family protein, with translation MKWSERAWQEISPLYERILLMPFNKELKEGSLPKDKFKFYMGQDAHYLGEFGKALSTISGRLEKLDQVLAFSEFATGAIVVERALHESYFKELGLPEDIEPSPSCQLYTNYIRNQAAFANIEVAVAAILPCFWIYKQVGDYIYANQNGNQNPYKNWIDTYSGEAFSMAVSKAIQIADELANEAGDKSQEDMLRAFKMATKLEWMFWDSAYQLEKWPV, from the coding sequence ATGAAATGGTCTGAAAGGGCATGGCAAGAGATTAGTCCTTTGTATGAAAGGATATTGTTAATGCCTTTTAATAAGGAGTTGAAAGAGGGTTCCTTGCCAAAGGATAAGTTTAAATTCTATATGGGACAAGATGCTCACTATTTGGGCGAATTTGGAAAGGCATTGAGTACTATCAGTGGTAGATTGGAAAAACTGGATCAGGTCTTGGCTTTTTCTGAGTTTGCAACTGGTGCTATAGTGGTGGAGAGGGCTTTGCATGAAAGTTACTTTAAAGAGCTAGGTTTGCCGGAGGATATTGAGCCCTCACCGAGTTGCCAGTTGTATACTAATTATATCAGGAATCAAGCTGCCTTTGCCAATATTGAAGTGGCTGTAGCGGCGATACTGCCATGTTTTTGGATCTATAAGCAGGTTGGGGATTATATTTATGCCAATCAGAATGGAAACCAAAATCCGTATAAAAACTGGATAGATACTTATTCAGGAGAAGCATTTTCTATGGCTGTTTCAAAAGCCATCCAAATTGCAGATGAATTGGCAAATGAAGCTGGAGATAAGTCTCAAGAAGATATGCTTAGGGCATTCAAAATGGCTACAAAATTGGAGTGGATGTTTTGGGACAGTGCCTATCAGTTGGAAAAATGGCCTGTTTAA
- the epsC gene encoding serine O-acetyltransferase EpsC, with protein sequence MDFQRSFIDKIYQSHSHCPECPSPRIVQEFFEGLLGVLFPEYAVQILQDTQEVEDKLQYYSIQLQGILGRNKKLINKDSDVVAKDFFAGLESVFEAIHEDILAMFEGDPAAKSTTEVIRSYPGFYAIAAYRIAHLLHQQGVSLIPRMITEFAHSKTGIEIHPGAKIGKHFCIDHGTGVVIGETTIIGDNVKIYQGVTLGALSVNKEDADIKRHPTIEDNVVIYAGASILGGNTVIGSDSVIGGNVWLTKSVPAKSKIYYQTKMYNASAETTDMFIFKNDA encoded by the coding sequence ATGGATTTCCAAAGATCTTTCATAGACAAAATATACCAATCACATTCTCATTGTCCTGAATGCCCTTCCCCCAGGATCGTACAGGAGTTTTTTGAAGGTTTACTAGGAGTGCTTTTCCCAGAGTATGCTGTACAAATACTACAGGATACCCAAGAAGTGGAAGATAAGCTTCAATATTATTCTATACAACTTCAAGGGATTTTAGGGCGGAATAAAAAGCTGATTAATAAAGATAGTGACGTTGTAGCCAAAGATTTCTTTGCGGGCTTGGAAAGTGTGTTTGAGGCCATTCATGAGGATATTCTAGCAATGTTTGAAGGAGATCCTGCAGCTAAATCCACCACTGAGGTGATTAGGAGTTATCCCGGTTTTTATGCCATAGCTGCCTACAGGATTGCACACTTATTACACCAACAAGGGGTATCGCTGATTCCTAGGATGATTACTGAATTTGCGCATAGTAAGACAGGAATTGAAATTCATCCCGGCGCAAAAATTGGAAAACATTTTTGCATAGATCATGGGACAGGTGTAGTCATTGGTGAAACCACGATCATTGGGGATAATGTGAAAATTTACCAAGGGGTGACCTTGGGGGCTTTGAGTGTCAATAAGGAAGATGCAGATATCAAACGTCACCCGACTATTGAGGATAATGTTGTTATCTATGCTGGTGCAAGTATATTAGGAGGAAATACCGTTATAGGATCGGATAGTGTGATTGGAGGAAATGTGTGGCTGACAAAGAGTGTCCCTGCAAAAAGTAAAATTTATTACCAAACCAAGATGTACAATGCAAGTGCTGAAACCACTGATATGTTCATCTTTAAAAATGACGCTTAA
- a CDS encoding LLM class flavin-dependent oxidoreductase — translation MEAEKKLRDTLYSALDLAIIREGFDAKDAFDRSVDLAKELENLGYKRFWLAEHHNMANVGSSATAVLIGHVAGETQSIRVGSGGIMLPNHAPLMVAEQFGTLASLYPNRIDLGLGRAPGTDQTTARALRRDRMETVEEFPSDLEELQRYFSDENIDGEVRAVPGEGLEVPIYLLGSSMSSAVLAAKKGLPYAFASHFAPAQFLSAIKYYKDNFQPSEYLNTPYVIACVNIIAAEEEERAQMLATSFYQMALGIIRRKSYPLRKPVASMGGVWSEAEAAAIEQMLACSFVGSPSKLQNELSQFQQIAQVDEIMVCSHIYDHEDRVKSYELAQSCFN, via the coding sequence ATGGAAGCAGAGAAGAAACTTAGAGATACATTATATTCAGCACTTGATCTGGCCATAATCAGGGAGGGATTCGATGCAAAAGATGCCTTTGATAGGAGCGTGGATTTGGCCAAGGAGCTTGAGAACCTGGGATATAAAAGATTTTGGTTAGCAGAACACCATAATATGGCCAATGTGGGTAGCTCTGCTACTGCTGTTTTAATAGGTCATGTAGCTGGGGAAACTCAGTCTATTAGGGTAGGATCTGGCGGTATCATGTTACCAAATCATGCTCCTTTGATGGTAGCAGAGCAGTTTGGGACTTTGGCAAGCCTTTACCCCAATAGGATAGATTTGGGTTTAGGGAGAGCGCCAGGGACAGACCAGACTACGGCTAGAGCCCTAAGAAGAGATAGGATGGAAACTGTAGAAGAGTTTCCGAGTGACTTAGAAGAATTGCAGCGCTATTTTTCAGATGAAAATATCGATGGTGAAGTTAGGGCAGTACCAGGTGAAGGTTTGGAGGTACCCATTTACTTGTTGGGAAGTAGTATGAGCAGTGCTGTTTTGGCTGCCAAGAAAGGTTTACCTTATGCTTTTGCGAGTCATTTTGCACCTGCCCAATTTTTGAGTGCGATTAAATATTATAAAGATAATTTTCAGCCATCTGAGTATCTGAATACACCATATGTAATTGCTTGTGTAAATATTATTGCAGCCGAAGAAGAAGAAAGAGCACAAATGTTGGCCACTTCTTTCTATCAAATGGCTTTGGGTATAATAAGAAGAAAATCCTACCCACTCAGAAAGCCAGTGGCGTCTATGGGTGGTGTTTGGTCTGAAGCAGAGGCTGCAGCAATAGAACAAATGTTAGCTTGTTCTTTCGTGGGATCACCTTCAAAACTTCAAAATGAATTATCTCAATTCCAACAGATTGCCCAAGTAGATGAAATTATGGTTTGCTCACATATCTATGATCATGAAGACCGGGTTAAGTCCTATGAATTGGCTCAAAGTTGCTTCAATTAA
- a CDS encoding sulfite oxidase, with amino-acid sequence MPNSKSKSKNNSGRRRFIRNTSLAAFSAALGAEIVFGKNMPKDYVPVAFKADDPYQLFNKNKELIVLNNKPWNLESRPHLLDDKITPEEKMFIRNNGLIPKEINVRNWELVVDGEAVKAKKIFSLADLKSKFNHYTYQLTLECGGNGRSEFYPPASGNQWKTGAVSCANWTGVRLKDVLEDVGVTDAAVYIGYHSADTHLSGDPNKEPISRGVPIFKALQEETLLAFAMNGKDIPLAHGYPLRLVAGGFPASASGKWLKRISVRDIVHDGAKMAAPSYSVPCKPVAPGEKVANEDMCIIESMPVKSLITYPKTGAMIGSGDSLEVRGHAWAGELEVSEMEVSIDFGETWQKCQLEKPVNRLAWQHFNVQLKFPKDGYYEVWAKATDSNGVGQPMVVPGWNPKGYLNNACHRIAVKVGGNG; translated from the coding sequence ATGCCAAACAGTAAGTCCAAGTCTAAAAATAATTCGGGAAGAAGAAGGTTTATTAGAAATACATCATTGGCTGCATTTTCCGCAGCATTAGGAGCAGAAATTGTATTTGGGAAGAATATGCCAAAAGATTATGTTCCGGTAGCATTTAAGGCTGATGATCCTTATCAACTGTTTAATAAAAATAAAGAACTTATTGTCCTGAATAATAAACCTTGGAACCTAGAATCTCGACCTCATCTTTTGGATGATAAAATAACGCCAGAGGAAAAAATGTTTATAAGAAACAATGGTCTTATTCCGAAAGAAATTAATGTTCGGAACTGGGAGTTGGTAGTCGATGGAGAGGCGGTAAAGGCTAAGAAAATATTTAGTTTGGCGGATTTAAAAAGCAAATTTAATCATTATACTTATCAGCTTACTTTGGAATGTGGTGGAAATGGTAGAAGTGAATTCTATCCCCCAGCAAGTGGTAATCAATGGAAGACAGGGGCAGTTTCCTGTGCCAACTGGACAGGGGTGAGGCTGAAGGATGTCTTGGAAGATGTGGGGGTGACGGATGCAGCCGTTTATATTGGTTATCATTCGGCAGATACACATTTGAGTGGGGATCCAAATAAAGAACCGATATCAAGGGGAGTGCCTATTTTCAAAGCTTTACAGGAAGAGACACTGTTGGCCTTTGCAATGAATGGAAAAGATATTCCGCTGGCGCATGGTTATCCGTTGAGGTTGGTGGCAGGAGGTTTTCCCGCTTCAGCATCAGGGAAGTGGTTGAAGCGTATATCTGTTAGGGATATTGTCCATGATGGTGCAAAAATGGCAGCACCATCTTATAGTGTGCCATGTAAACCAGTTGCCCCGGGAGAAAAAGTGGCCAATGAGGATATGTGTATTATAGAATCCATGCCTGTCAAGTCTTTGATAACTTATCCAAAAACAGGAGCTATGATTGGTTCTGGTGATTCCCTGGAAGTTCGTGGGCATGCTTGGGCAGGAGAATTGGAAGTGAGTGAAATGGAAGTCTCTATTGATTTTGGAGAGACATGGCAGAAGTGTCAGCTAGAAAAGCCTGTGAATAGATTGGCCTGGCAACATTTCAATGTTCAGCTTAAGTTTCCAAAGGATGGGTATTATGAAGTATGGGCCAAGGCGACGGATTCAAATGGTGTAGGACAGCCCATGGTCGTTCCTGGTTGGAATCCCAAGGGGTATTTAAATAATGCCTGTCACCGGATAGCAGTAAAAGTAGGTGGAAATGGGTAA